In one Leptospiraceae bacterium genomic region, the following are encoded:
- a CDS encoding polymer-forming cytoskeletal protein translates to MNEDRIDTIIGDDIVFKGSLKFSNSLKVKGQFKGTIESDGELYIGETGEVEADILIGTLGVSGSLRGNVEAKGRVDITKSAVIVGDIKTPMISIEPGGKFTGNCVMNQVS, encoded by the coding sequence ATGAACGAGGATAGAATCGACACAATTATCGGAGATGATATCGTTTTTAAAGGAAGTTTAAAATTTAGTAATTCTCTTAAAGTTAAAGGTCAATTTAAAGGAACCATAGAGTCCGACGGGGAATTATACATTGGTGAAACCGGAGAAGTTGAAGCGGATATACTGATAGGGACCCTGGGTGTAAGCGGAAGCCTCAGGGGAAATGTAGAAGCCAAAGGTCGTGTGGATATTACGAAATCGGCAGTAATAGTGGGAGACATCAAAACTCCGATGATTTCGATTGAACCGGGTGGTAAGTTTACAGGCAACTGTGTAATGAACCAGGTTTCCTGA